The following proteins come from a genomic window of Gossypium raimondii isolate GPD5lz chromosome 5, ASM2569854v1, whole genome shotgun sequence:
- the LOC105770976 gene encoding ubiquitin-conjugating enzyme E2 20 isoform X3 yields the protein MCGGDLGVSAFPEGESIFTWIGTIEGGKGTLYEGLSYKLSLHFTSEYPFKPPQVKFETMCFHPNVDQFGNICLDILQDKWSSAYDCRTILLSIQSLLGEPNPESPLNTYAAALWNNKEDYKKMVQEQYFGGKAYES from the exons ATGTGTGGAGGTGATCTTGGAGTGTCGGCCTTTCCAGAAGGCGAAAGCATTTTCACATGGATTGGCACAATTGAGGGTGGAAAGGGAACCCTGTACGAAGGTTTATCATACAAGCTTTCCTTGCATTTCACGTCAGAATATCCTTTCAAGCCACCTCAAGTAAAGTTTGAGACAATGTGCTTTCATCCCAATGTTGATCAGTTTGGTAATATTTGCCTTGACATTCTTCAG GATAAGTGGTCTTCGGCTTATGATTGTAGAACCATTCTTTTGTCAATTCAAAGTTTACTAGGAG AGCCAAATCCGGAGAGTCCGCTCAACACCTATGCCGCAGCACTGTGGAACAATAAagaag ATTACAAAAAAATGGTCCAAGAACAATATTTTGGTGGAAAAGCGTATGAGAGCTGA
- the LOC105770974 gene encoding serine/threonine-protein kinase-like protein CCR2 produces the protein MPLQKCYFLPPISSFFIVISSLLFVTAFGYGSPGPIAAAFGENGFFCAIDAGGEQQVICWDKTNKTSSVPTFDFVPSMASLSGGEGFLCGITANNSLAFCWDLLDFGINLVPKAFRYNSYSQIAAGKSHVCAIKGSYFSSSNDFGNVDCWELDRSLGKSNFTTSSFSNHYVNNVIVKNIVSGDGFSCGIAKETSLIFCWGPKSSNLGIFNVSSEFKVLASGKNSICGISEMSGEVECWGDSSEFGLPPHGTPFISLSAGGQRFCGIREDDHEIECWGRNINVSSVPKASGFLAIASSDSMTCGVREVDLVLNCWGVNEQTSLDYSPPLQLCSPGVCSPSSCTDGKFAFNASILNEPELTSLCAQNELQICLPCGTNCSVGYFPSSTCTANADRICTPCSLCQSSSCWDVCGVLSSSESQQQDQAEIKKLVVIIGSSVLGCLLIFVACCVFPRIIKKRSEGKGRIQCGFCIGKPVAEADPNPNPVLPLSLTTFVGETQVYRLSELKDATHGFKEFSELGRGSFGFVYKAVLPDGRQVAVKRANAATIIHTNSRDFEAELEILCNVKHTNIVNLLGYCAEMGERLLVYEYMPHGTLYDHLHGDLSPLGWDLRLKIAFQASRGLEYLHNAVSPPIIHRDVKTSNILLDSEWGARIADFHIVSATTDNDLSGNMEDDVYNFGIVLLEILSGRKAYDRDCTPPGIVEWALPLIKRGKAAAIIDRNIALPRNVEPLLKLADLAELLLKENPSERPSMNNVVSSLEQIVKCELILS, from the coding sequence ATGCCACTCCAAAAGTGCTATTTTCTGCCACCCATTTCATCTTTCTTCATTGTCATTTCTTCCTTGCTCTTTGTTACGGCTTTTGGTTATGGATCACCGGGCCCGATCGCGGCAGCTTTTGGAGAAAATGGGTTTTTTTGTGCCATTGATGCTGGTGGGGAACAACAGGTCATTTGTTGGGATAAAACCAACAAGACATCTTCGGTTCCCACTTTCGATTTTGTTCCTTCCATGGCTTCTCTCTCTGGTGGTGAAGGATTTCTCTGCGGCATTACTGCAAACAATTCGCTGGCGTTTTGTTGGGATTTATTGGATTTTGGTATAAATCTTGTTCCTAAAGCTTTTAGATATAATTCTTACTCCCAAATTGCTGCTGGGAAATCTCATGTTTGTGCTATCAAAGGGTCTTATTTTTCAAGTTCTAATGATTTCGGTAATGTGGATTGCTGGGAACTTGATCGATCACTTGGTAAAAGTAATTTTACTACGAGTTCTTTTAGTAATCATTATGTTAACAATGTTATTGTTAAGAACATTGTTTCTGGGGATGGTTTTAGTTGTGGGATTGCTAAGGAAACTAGTTTGATCTTTTGTTGGGGTCCAAAATCCAGCAACTTAGGAATCTTTAATGTGTCTAGTGAGTTTAAGGTTTTAGCTTCTGGGAAAAATTCAATTTGTGGGATTTCTGAGATGTCTGGTGAAGTTGAATGTTGGGGTGATTCAAGTGAGTTTGGCCTCCCTCCCCATGGGACTCCATTCATTAGTTTATCGGCCGGTGGACAGCGTTTTTGCGGCATCCGTGAAGATGATCATGAAATAGAATGCTGGGGAAGGAACATTAATGTTTCTTCAGTTCCAAAGGCTTCTGGTTTCTTGGCTATTGCTTCATCAGATTCCATGACTTGTGGGGTTCGAGAAGTTGACTTGGTTCTTAATTGTTGGGGCGTAAACGAACAGACTTCACTGGACTATAGTCCACCTTTGCAGCTATGTAGCCCTGGTGTATGCTCTCCGAGCTCATGTACCGATGGAAAGTTTGCTTTCAATGCAAGTATCCTTAATGAGCCGGAGTTGACAAGTTTATGTGCTCAGAATGAGTTGCAAATATGCTTGCCTTGTGGAACGAATTGTTCCGTAGGGTACTTCCCTTCAAGTACATGCACTGCCAATGCTGATCGAATATGCACTCCTTGCTCTCTTTGCCAAAGCAGCTCTTGCTGGGATGTATGCGGAGTTCTGTCTTCGTCTGAGTCTCAGCAGCAAGACCAGGCAGAGATAAAAAAGTTGGTGGTCATTATTGGATCTTCTGTATTGGGTTGCTTACTAATTTTTGTTGCTTGTTGTGTTTTCCCCCGAATCATCAAAAAGAGAAGTGAAGGAAAAGGAAGAATCCAGTGCGGTTTTTGCATAGGCAAACCAGTTGCGGAGGCTGATCCCAATCCCAATCCAGTTCTGCCTTTATCTTTAACAACCTTTGTTGGAGAGACCCAAGTTTATCGGCTTTCAGAACTGAAAGATGCTACTCATGGATTTAAAGAATTCAGTGAGCTCGGAAGAGGGAGCTTCGGTTTTGTATACAAAGCTGTTCTTCCTGATGGAAGGCAAGTAGCAGTCAAGCGAGCTAATGCTGCTACGATAATTCACACCAACAGCCGAGATTTTGAAGCAGAGTTAGAAATACTATGCAATGTAAAGCATACCAATATTGTGAACTTATTAGGCTATTGTGCTGAAATGGGGGAAAGGTTACTCGTATATGAATATATGCCTCATGGTACACTTTATGACCACCTTCACGGTGACCTCTCTCCTTTAGGTTGGGACCTCCGATTGAAGATTGCATTTCAGGCTTCGAGAGGACTTGAGTATCTTCATAATGCAGTCAGTCCTCCCATTATCCATAGAGATGTGAAGACTTCAAATATACTTTTGGACTCCGAATGGGGTGCAAGGATAGCCGATTTCCACATCGTAAGTGCCACTACAGACAACGATTTAAGTGGGAACATGGAGGATGATGTTTACAATTTCGGAATCGTTCTACTAGAGATATTAAGTGGAAGGAAAGCTTATGATAGAGATTGCACACCTCCAGGGATTGTTGAGTGGGCACTGCCTCTAATAAAGCGAGGAAAGGCGGCTGCCATTATCGACCGGAACATCGCTCTCCCGAGAAATGTGGAACCGTTGCTTAAATTGGCAGATTTGGCTGAGCTTTTGTTGAAGGAAAATCCCAGTGAAAGACCAAGCATGAATAATGTGGTAAGCTCATTAGAGCAAATTGTCAAGTGTGAACTAATCTTGTCatga
- the LOC105770976 gene encoding uncharacterized protein LOC105770976 isoform X1, with translation MEVRPNQTVDNSSTTPQQHQRHAAAASSKQPVSTTNAVDTTSVTQRLQKELMALMMCGGDLGVSAFPEGESIFTWIGTIEGGKGTLYEGLSYKLSLHFTSEYPFKPPQVKFETMCFHPNVDQFGNICLDILQDKWSSAYDCRTILLSIQSLLGEPNPESPLNTYAAALWNNKEDYKKMVQEQYFGGKAYES, from the exons ATGGAAGTCCGACCCAATCAAACGGTGGACAATTCGTCGACCACGCCGCAACAGCATCAACGCCATGCAGCTGCCGCTTCATCTAAACAACCCGTTTCCACTACCAACGCCGTTGACACCACTTCCGTTACTCAAAG GCTTCAAAAGGAGCTGATGGCTCTCATG ATGTGTGGAGGTGATCTTGGAGTGTCGGCCTTTCCAGAAGGCGAAAGCATTTTCACATGGATTGGCACAATTGAGGGTGGAAAGGGAACCCTGTACGAAGGTTTATCATACAAGCTTTCCTTGCATTTCACGTCAGAATATCCTTTCAAGCCACCTCAAGTAAAGTTTGAGACAATGTGCTTTCATCCCAATGTTGATCAGTTTGGTAATATTTGCCTTGACATTCTTCAG GATAAGTGGTCTTCGGCTTATGATTGTAGAACCATTCTTTTGTCAATTCAAAGTTTACTAGGAG AGCCAAATCCGGAGAGTCCGCTCAACACCTATGCCGCAGCACTGTGGAACAATAAagaag ATTACAAAAAAATGGTCCAAGAACAATATTTTGGTGGAAAAGCGTATGAGAGCTGA
- the LOC105770976 gene encoding ubiquitin-conjugating enzyme E2 20 isoform X2 has protein sequence MALMMCGGDLGVSAFPEGESIFTWIGTIEGGKGTLYEGLSYKLSLHFTSEYPFKPPQVKFETMCFHPNVDQFGNICLDILQDKWSSAYDCRTILLSIQSLLGEPNPESPLNTYAAALWNNKEDYKKMVQEQYFGGKAYES, from the exons ATGGCTCTCATG ATGTGTGGAGGTGATCTTGGAGTGTCGGCCTTTCCAGAAGGCGAAAGCATTTTCACATGGATTGGCACAATTGAGGGTGGAAAGGGAACCCTGTACGAAGGTTTATCATACAAGCTTTCCTTGCATTTCACGTCAGAATATCCTTTCAAGCCACCTCAAGTAAAGTTTGAGACAATGTGCTTTCATCCCAATGTTGATCAGTTTGGTAATATTTGCCTTGACATTCTTCAG GATAAGTGGTCTTCGGCTTATGATTGTAGAACCATTCTTTTGTCAATTCAAAGTTTACTAGGAG AGCCAAATCCGGAGAGTCCGCTCAACACCTATGCCGCAGCACTGTGGAACAATAAagaag ATTACAAAAAAATGGTCCAAGAACAATATTTTGGTGGAAAAGCGTATGAGAGCTGA